A stretch of the Corvus moneduloides isolate bCorMon1 chromosome 8, bCorMon1.pri, whole genome shotgun sequence genome encodes the following:
- the ANKRD1 gene encoding ankyrin repeat domain-containing protein 1: MTMMMKVEELVTGKKVDDKETGSFLPEDFKNGEYEAAVRLEKQEDLKTVPEHSLTRGDLAYEKEKKLEAELKKKKLEARSKLENLEDLEKIIQLKKKKKCKKVKVPVLKKPEPEVITGPVDIPTFFKAALENKLPVIEKYLSEKGDPNVCDKFKRTALHRACSEGHLEVVKKLVEAGARLEQKDMLHSTALHWACRGGNLDVLKFLLDKGININARDKLLSTPLHVAVRTGRYDCGEHLIACEADLNARDREGDTPMHDAVRLNRYKIIRLLILHGADLTLKNCEGKTPMDLVLQWQNGTKEIFNSLKDNSKKSAHLGKF; encoded by the exons ATGACGATGATGATGAAAGTAGAAGAGCTG GTGACAGGGAAGAAGGTGGATGATAAAGAGACTGGCAGCTTCCTCCCTGAGGACTTCAAAAATGGAGAGTATGAAGCTGCCGTAAGATTAGAGAAGCAGGAGGACCTAAAGACAGTCCCTGAGCACTCATTGACTCGAGGTGATCTGGCTtatgagaaggagaaaaaactaGAAGCAGAG ctgaagaagaagaaattagaGGCCAGGTCAAAACTTGAAAACTTGGAGGATCTTGAAAAAATTATCCagctgaagaagaagaaaaaatgcaagaaagtGAAAGTGCCTGTTTTAAAGAAACCTGAACCAGAAGTTATT ACAGGACCTGTGGATATCCCCACATTCTTCAAAGCTGCACTGGAGAATAAGTTGCCCGTAATTGAAAAATACCTGTCAGAAAAAGGGGATCCAAATGTCTGTGATAAG TTCAAACGCACTGCACTGCACAGGGCGTGCTCTGAAGGACATCTAGAGGTGGTGAAAAAGTTGGTGGAAGCTGGAGCCCGGCTTGAACAGAAAGACATG CTTCATTCTACAGCTCTGCACTGGGCATGCCGGGGAGGGAATCTGGATGTTCTGAAATTCTTACTGGACAAAGGGATAAACATAAATGCAAGAGACAAG CTGCTCAGCACGCCCTTGCACGTGGCTGTGCGAACAGGTCGCTACGACTGCGGAGAGCACCTCATTGCCTGTGAAGCAGATCTCAACGCCAGAGACAGG GAAGGAGACACACCAATGCACGACGCCGTGAGGCTGAACCGCTACAAAATCATCAGGCTCCTGATCCTGCACGGAGCAGACCTGACTCTAAAGAACTGC GAAGGGAAAACTCCTATGGATCTTGTTCTTCAGTGGCAGAATGGCACCAAAGAGATATTCAACAGCCTGAAAGACAATTCTAAAAAGAGTGCTCATCTAGGTaaattctga